The nucleotide window ATCCATTTAACAATTAGAGAAAGGTTAGCTACATAAAACCAGAAAAAAGACGCACCCGAAACACCCAAATTACTGCCTATCCAAGATTCCGAAGAGACTAAAAATGTTAAAGAAAGTAAAAACTTTCTCAATGGGTTCTAAAAATGTTCTCACGCTGTCACCAGTCTTAGCGCTACCAGAACGGCTGACTACAATAATGTCGTTTTCCCGTAGCAGTGGATTATTTTGCTCATTGATTCCTTGGGCTAAATCAATTTTTACTTTACTTTTCGACACCGTGCCGTCAGGATTGAGACGAATCAGATCAACAGCCTTGCGATCCGCCCTAGCATCGTTAAATCCTCCCGCAGTTAGCAAGGCTTGATTCAAGGTTGTATTGGGTGCAACCTCCACGACTCCAGGTTTTTTAACTTCTCCTACCACACTAACTTTAATAATACTGGGAGAAAAGCTAGTGGTTGCTAATTCTGTTACTTCTGCCGGGTTTACTACTGTTGCAGTGGGAACAATAATGGTATCTCCATCTTGCAAAATCGCATCTTGACTCACATCTCCTGTCTGCAATAGTTGCCACAAATTTATATCGATGAGTTGTTCAGTTCCAGATTTGGTGAGGCGACGTAGTTGGACGCGGCGCACATCAGCCAATGGCTTAATGCCGCCAGCCAAATCGATAGCCCGCGTCACGCTGGGAATTCCCAGCGTTCTTTGTTCTAGTGTTGTTTTTCCGCCGATGACGACATAAGATCCAGGGCGGTTAACTTCGCCTACCACAGCAACGGTGCGGGGTTTCTCTAGAGGTGGTGCAAACCGAGTAGTGGCTAATTGGCGTGTTTCTGCTAGGTTGACGGTGGTGGCTGTGGGGACATAAATTGAGTCTCCATCTCGTAAATTTAAATCTTGCCGCCTATCGCCAGTTTGCGCCAGTTCCCAAAGGTTAAGAGTGATGACTTGATCTTTACCTGACGCTGTTTTGCGGCGTACCTGAACCCGACGAAGATCGGCGGCTAGGGTAACTCCTTCCGCCAACTCAATTGCCTGGGTTACAGAAGGATATTGCAGCCCAGGTAAGGTTCCGACTCCTGCTGTCAGGGGAATTGTGAAGCCTCCGGGACGGTTTACTTCTCCCCCCACGCGAATATTTGCGGGACGCGGAGACAGAACGCTCATTGTAATGATGGGACGTTTGAGGAAGCGAAAGTATTTAGAGGAAATGATATTAGCCGCCTGTTCTACGGTTCGCCCTTCGACAGGTATAGTCCCAATCAGGGGTAGGTAGATTGTGCCATCTGCTAGAACTGTGTACTCGCCGCTAAACTGAGGAACCTCGAAGATATCAATGCGGAGGCGATCGCCTCCGCCTAATGTATAAGCTGCACCCGCTGGGACGGGGCTGGCATTAGGTTGTGCTAATGGTGCATTTGGCTGAAAACCGGGTACTTGCGCGTATGTTAAAGATTGGTAAGAAATGGTAAGTGTTGCCCACATTAAACTCGCACAACCACGGGTGAGTTGTTTAGAAAAACCTACATCGACCATACACAACCTACTTGCTTTATCCTTATTAATTTAAGCTTGACTTTCAATAAACTGCCAAGGCTAATATTTTTTACTTCATTCCTTATGTAAATTTACTGATAAATTACTGCAACCTATCCCCGGTCAGTATCTATGGGTTTATTAAGCTGATTATAATTTTTTTAGCTGGCAAGAAATTTGCAGATGTAATAAATTTAATATACCGTAAATTTATCTTTCGGGTATTTATATTCGGACAGGGAAAATTTAGCAGGTTCTTTTAACCAATAAAATAGGTATGAATACTATAACGTCAGAGCCTTTACTTCTTATCATTATTCTAAGCATGGTGGTTATTTATATTTTATTATTATTTAGCAATGCTAGTAATAATAAAACTTTTTCTGCCACTTTAGAAAAAGTTTTTATTATGCTGATGATATTTGCGATCGCTGGGGTAACGCTAAGTGGTTTTGATAAAATACACCCTAGAGCTTTGTATCTCGAAGGCAAAAAGCTTTTTTCTCTCATTTTACAAATTGGAATCTATGTTGTCGGCTTGTTTATTATATTTTACCGGCTAAGACACACCCTTAAAGATATTATCTTTGTATATTCAAAAATTATATTAAAAAATCCCTATTTCTGTCTTTTGATGTTACTTTTATGCCTGTCGGCTGCTTGGTCAGGAACCCCAGTATATACATTAAAAGCTAGCATGGTTTTTTTAGGAACCACGGTTTTTTGTATTTATGTTGGGAAACAGTATAAGTGGAAAGAACTGTTTGAATTATTACTATTTACCAACCAAATTATACTTGTACTGAGTGTATTTTACGCTTTATTCAGACCGTCAATCGGAGTAACTTCTAAAGGCTGGCAGGGAATTTTGCCCCACGGCAATGCTTTTGGCTTCTTGATGGCTCTGACTACGATCATGTTTTATTTGCAGTCAGTCCGCAAACCCAAGACTAAGGTGCAATCTTTGGGATTTGCTGCTTTAGCTCTTTATTCTCTCCAACGTTCAAACAGCGGTATGGGTAAAGTTTTAATGGTTTTATTGGTAGGTGTATTAGTAATTGTCCGGTTTATAAAAAAAATGCCACCTAGATTGGCTTTCGCCTGCATTATCTTTTTCATGGCTTTGGGAATTTGTCTGACTATTTTGGTAACGCAAAATGCAAAATTTATTATTGTAGATACTCTGGGGAAAGATTTGTCATTAACCGGACGTATGGACTTCTGGCCCCTGGTAATCGAGCATATCAAAGAAAATCCAATACTGGGTTATGGATACTTAGGATTTTGGCAATCTTGGCGAGGAGAAGCCGATCCTGCGGCTGACATCCTAGTAGTGAAAACCCAATTTAAGCCTGAGCATTCTCACAATGGCTTTTTAGACCTTACCGTAGACTTAGGTTTGGTAGGATTAGGTCTATTTTTCCTTTCTTTTCTCACTAATATTGCGTTATCAGTAAAGTACATGAAACGCAGTACAGACGTTGAATTAGTCATGCCCCTTCTACTTACTACGTGGGCAGTGATGACAAACATAACAGAAACGGGCTTGATGTCAATTACCTATGCGTGGATGTTTTATGTTTTAGCGACAGTTCGATTGTGTCTGGACTCTACAACGGAAAGTTGTAATGAACATCCCAGGCTGCAAGAACCGCTTCGCTAGTGCGCCTCCCCCTCTTGAAGAAAGCCACGC belongs to Funiculus sociatus GB2-C1 and includes:
- a CDS encoding SLBB domain-containing protein, which encodes MVDVGFSKQLTRGCASLMWATLTISYQSLTYAQVPGFQPNAPLAQPNASPVPAGAAYTLGGGDRLRIDIFEVPQFSGEYTVLADGTIYLPLIGTIPVEGRTVEQAANIISSKYFRFLKRPIITMSVLSPRPANIRVGGEVNRPGGFTIPLTAGVGTLPGLQYPSVTQAIELAEGVTLAADLRRVQVRRKTASGKDQVITLNLWELAQTGDRRQDLNLRDGDSIYVPTATTVNLAETRQLATTRFAPPLEKPRTVAVVGEVNRPGSYVVIGGKTTLEQRTLGIPSVTRAIDLAGGIKPLADVRRVQLRRLTKSGTEQLIDINLWQLLQTGDVSQDAILQDGDTIIVPTATVVNPAEVTELATTSFSPSIIKVSVVGEVKKPGVVEVAPNTTLNQALLTAGGFNDARADRKAVDLIRLNPDGTVSKSKVKIDLAQGINEQNNPLLRENDIIVVSRSGSAKTGDSVRTFLEPIEKVFTFFNIFSLFGILDRQ
- a CDS encoding O-antigen ligase family protein, producing the protein MNTITSEPLLLIIILSMVVIYILLLFSNASNNKTFSATLEKVFIMLMIFAIAGVTLSGFDKIHPRALYLEGKKLFSLILQIGIYVVGLFIIFYRLRHTLKDIIFVYSKIILKNPYFCLLMLLLCLSAAWSGTPVYTLKASMVFLGTTVFCIYVGKQYKWKELFELLLFTNQIILVLSVFYALFRPSIGVTSKGWQGILPHGNAFGFLMALTTIMFYLQSVRKPKTKVQSLGFAALALYSLQRSNSGMGKVLMVLLVGVLVIVRFIKKMPPRLAFACIIFFMALGICLTILVTQNAKFIIVDTLGKDLSLTGRMDFWPLVIEHIKENPILGYGYLGFWQSWRGEADPAADILVVKTQFKPEHSHNGFLDLTVDLGLVGLGLFFLSFLTNIALSVKYMKRSTDVELVMPLLLTTWAVMTNITETGLMSITYAWMFYVLATVRLCLDSTTESCNEHPRLQEPLR